The DNA segment GTGAGAACGACGAAACCGCGGCACTCGAACCGAGACACGGATGACGGACGATCTCCCACCGACGACGTCCGCGAAACGCTGGCTGGTGACGACCAATCACAAGGACGTCGGCATACTCTATACGCTGACGGCCCTGTTCTTCCTGCTTCTCGGTGGCGTGCTCGCCCTGTTGATCCGAACGCAGCTGTGGACTCCCGGCCCGGCCCTCCTCTCCGGTGGGGCCTACAACGAGGCCGTTACCACTCACGGCCTGTTGATGGTGTTCTGGTTCCTCTCGCCGTTCGCCTTCGGCTTCGCGAACTACGTCGTCCCGCTCCAGATCGGCGCGAAGGATCTGGCGTTCCCCCGGCTCAACGCGCTGTCGTACTGGTTCTATCTCTTCTCCGGGCTGCTCATCGTGCTGTCCTTCTTCCAGGGGGGGACCTACGACGCGGGCTGGACGATGTACGCCCCGCTCAACATACCCGAGTACTCGCCGAACGTCGGCGGCACGACCGCCGTGCTCGGATTGATGCTCTTCGTCGCCTCGGTGACCATGGGGACGGTGAACTTCCTCGTGACGATCCACCGGGGGAAGGCGGAAGGGATGGGGCTCTGGAACCTGCCGCTGTTCACGTGGTCGATCCTCCTCACCGTCTGGATGATGCTCTTCGCGTTCGCGGCGCTGCTCGCCGCGCTCTTGCTCCTCGGCTCGGATCGGATCATCGGGACGCTGTATTTCACGGCCGAAACGTCGGGTGGATCGCTGTTGTGGGCGCATCTGTTCTGGTTCTTCGGGCATCCCGAGGTGTACATCGTCTTCTTCCCCGCGCTCGGGGTGATGTTCGAGACCTTCCAGACGTTCTGTGGTCGGCGGATCGTCGGACGGAAGTGGGTGATTCTGGCGATGATCCTCGTTGCACTACAGAGCTTCCTCGTCTGGATGCACCACATGTTCCTCACCGCGATCAGCCTGGAGACCAAGATCCTCTTCATGGCGACGACCATCGGAATCTCCCTTCCCTTCGACCTCATGGTCTTCGCGCTCATCTACACGCTGGTCAAGGGCCGGATCCGGTTCAAGACGCCGTTCCTGTTCTCCTTCGGCGCGCTGTTGCTGTTCATCCTCGGCGGCATCACGGGCGTGTTCCTCGGAGCCGTCGTCCTCGATTACGAGTTCAGGGGGACCTACTGGGTCGTCGCGCACTTCCACTACGTGATGTTCGGCGGCGCGACGGCGCTCTTCGGCGCGCTCTACTACTGGTACCCGAAGATGACCGGCAGAATGTACGACGAGTTCCTCGGAAAGCTCCACTTCGCGACCTTCTTCGTCGGGTTCAACCTGCTCTACTTCCCGCTGTTCGTCGCCTGGGAGACCCCTCGGCGGGTCTTCGAGTACAACGTCGAGTTCATCACGTGGCACCAGCTCGCGACGGTCGGCGGGTTCGTCGTCGCGGGGTCGTTCCTCATCATGTTCTACAACCTCTATACGAGCCTCTGGACCGGCGAACCGGCCGGGGACAACCCCTGGGAGTTCTCACGGACGGCGGAGTGGGCGATCCCCTCGCCACCCCCGCTCGAGAACTGGGACGGCCGAGTGAGCTACGCCGACGGCTCGCTGGCGTTCGTCGACGATCTCGGCGGGGGCTCCCGGGCCGCGGACGGCGGCGAGCGGGCCGCCGACGGCGGCAGCGCCACGGCCGCCGATGCCGCGAGCGCGTACGTGGTACGCGAGGAACACCACGAGGACCACGCGAGCGTCTGGCCGTTCGCGATCGGTCTCGCCGTCTTCGTCGTCCTGCTCGGTCTCTCGGGCTTCCACGCCGGGGAGCTACAGGGACCGCAGTACGCCGTCCTGCTCGGTCTCGGGCTGGTGCTCTCGGGGTACTCGTTGCTCGGGTTCGGCCTCCAGTCGTTTCACGCGCCGGAGGCCGCCATCGGCGCACGCTGGCCGTTCGAGGGCGTTCACAAGACCAAACTCGGCGTCTGGTTCTTCCTCGTTTCGGACATCGTCGTCTTCGGAGCCGTCATCGGAGCGTACGTCTTCATCCGTGCGGGAATCGGATGGACGGCGTGGGAGACCGTCCCGCCGGACGCGCTGCCCGGGCTCGTGAACACCATCGTTCTGCTCACGAGCAGCTTCACCGTCGTCCTCGCGCTCGTTTACGCTCAACGCGGAAGCAAACGGGGGCTGTTGGGTTCGCTGGCGGCGACGATACTCCTGGGATTCACGTTCCTCGGAATAAAGGCGTGGGAGTGGAGCTACGAGTTCTCCCACGGGATCTATCCCCAGACCGGTATCGAGGCGTCGGTGTACTTCGTCACGACCGGTCTTCACGGTCTGCACGTCGTGTTCGGACTCCTGATCGCGTTGTTCATGATCGCCAGAGTCTACACCGCCGACGCCTATCTCGACGAGGAGCGATCGGTCGAGATGTTCGGACTCTACTGGCACTTCGTCGACGTCGTCTGGGTGTTCCTCTTCCCGCTGTTCTATCTCATGTAGCACGATCTCGCGGACGGACGCCCGAAAGCGAACGCGGCGACAGCCGGATCAGTTCCACACTACCGCGTAGGTGTACGCGAACGTGAAGAAGAGCAGCGTGAGCGCGACGACCACCTTCGCGTGAAAGGTGAACAGGTCGTGTGATTCGGCGTCGTAGGCCTCCTCGTACGCTTCCCGTTCGGTCGGCGTACACGCTTCCGGGTGGTCCTCCCCGAGATGGAGCACGTACAGCTCCTCGCTCCGGAAGGGACGATCACAGTGGGGACAGCGCGCCGGCGGCTGCTCGCCGTCCGGGATTGCGAACTCGGGCTCGGTGATCGGCCGTGGCATCTCGCGTCACCGCTAGCTGTTACCGTTACCCACATATATCCACCGACCGTCACGCCGCAGAGGGGCTCGACCGTCGGTAGCGAGAGTAGCCAGAGGCGGGGCCGATCGCCACCCTCGGGAGTTCCCCACCGGACTCATCGACGGTGTTCCTCGAAAGAACGGGTCAGATACCCTCCCGAATCGACCACATATCGTGCGATAGAACGTCTCGGATCACCCGGGAAACGCGCTCACACGTCATGCTGCGGGATGCCGACGGTCGCATCGAGCGCATAGCCGAGGGTCGTCCCGTAGATCCAGTGGGAGACGAGCGAGACGACGACGAACACGCCGATCGTCAGGATCCCTCCGCCGGGCCAGAACGCGATGAGGAACCCGGTCCAGAAGATGGTCGCGAAGGCCGCCCCCCGGAGATACCGAGGTTTCTCGGGCGGGAGGAACGCCCCAACGACGAGAAAGAGCAGCGGCAGGACGGTGATTCCGCCGAGGAAGAACAGGAGGAGGCCGGTCGTCACCGATGGTTCGAAGCCGAGATACATGCCGAAGTGCGCGAACTCCACGATGGACTCCGGTCGGAACACGTCGAGCAGTATCGGAACCCCCCCGAGAAGGGGGAGCATCAACAACATTCCTACCAGCCCTCCGCCCATCGCTACACCGATAACGCGGAGCGTGATCGGGAGCCCGAACTCTTCTATACCCGGTTCCTCGGTCGTGGACGGACTGACTGAGTTCGATTCTTCGTTCATCGCCCTTCCTCTAGGTGTTGTAGCCCAAGCATGTTAAACGTTGACATCAATCACAGTATGATAGAGGTATCCAACGGGGCAGCACGATCCGAGGGACGAGAGCCGTACCGCGAAACCGCCACGCAATCTCCGTCCCCTGATCGCTCTCAGCGCAGGGCAGGTGGCTGACTCGACAACTCCGGTTCGTCAGTAGTAGCGACTACCGTTCGACCCGAAGCCGTCACTCGACGACGACGGCTCCTTTCATCCCGACCGAGAGGTGTGGTTCGCAGTGATAGAGGGCGATTCCTGCGTCGTCGAGCGTCTCCTCATAGGTCTCGCCCTCCTCGTCCACCGGGTCGCCGGACGAGAACTCGTAATCCGATTCGCCGATCTGGTCGTCCGGCGCGGCCACGACGTTGTGAGCGCCACCCTCGCCCGTCCATTCCCACCGGACGGTCGTTCCCGTAGAGACGGAGACGGCAGCAGGCTCGAACGCTATCCCGTCCTCGCCCGCTCCCACGTCAACCTGGACGGTGTCCTGCTCGCGCTGATTCACGATCGTCCCGTCGTAGTTCGGCGCTTCGCCCCCGACCTCCGTCTCGGTGAGCCACTCGTCCACTGCGGGGTAGTCCTCCCCCGAAAGCTCTTCATCCCCACCATCGTCACCGCCCTCGCTACATCCGGCAAGCCCCGCTGTCAGCGGTACTAGCCCTGCTAGCCAGAGGTACGTCCGTCTGGTCACCTCGAGACGAGACTGCATGGACGGGAGTTGTCCCTGTAAGGAAATAAAATCACATGACAGTTCGGGAAAGACGCCCCATGCGTCTACATCCCGTGTTTCAGTACGGTGGTCCTCTCGGCTGCCGAAGGATCCAACGGAGTTCGGTCCTCGTCGATCCGTGACCCCATACGCGTCTCACTCCCGCCACGCGATCGATTCGACCAGCCGTTCTCCGATTTGAGGGGGGATCGAGCACCCGAAACCGACCGGTTCGGAACCCCGCCTGAACGGGCGAAACTATAAGTGTGTGAAACGCTATCACTGTACAGTAATGGCCAGCGTGCGGTTCTACGCCGGGATCTACGTGCTGCTGATCGCGTTAGCGACCTCGAAAGTGATCTTCTTCGACTTCTTCGGCTACTGGGAAGCGATGGCGGCGACGATGATGGCGGCTGTTACGAAGACGCTCCTCATCGTGGGCTACTATCAGCACCTCCGCTTCGAACCACGGTCGCTTTCGTATCTCGTATCGATGGGGTTCTTCGCGGTGCTCCTCCTGACCGTTGCCGCGGCGTACTCGCTCTCGTGAACGAGCCGGCTCTAAGCACGTCATGAACGAAACGCAGACCGGCGATGGGACGTCCGTAACCGCCGAACCCCGTTCGACCCGGCGGCTGCAGTACGTCGCTGCCGGATTGGCCTACATGGTCGCCATCGTCCATCTGTTTCATCCGACGTTGGGAACGCCGGCGCTCGTCGCGTACGCCGCCGCCGGTACCCCGCTGATCGATCCACGACCCGTAGCGTTCGTCCTCTCGAGCGTGGCGATCATCGTGGGCGCGAATCTGATCCTTCTGGGCTCTCCTCGAAAGCCGATCTACGCGCTGGGGATGATACTCATGCTCGTCTACATCGGGGGGTACTTCGGCTGGCACGCCCTCGGCCACGGCGCCTGGTGGGGTGGACTGGAGCACGGCTGGTACGGTCATTCGATCGCCGAGATCCTGCTCGGTCCGGCTCACGTACGTGATGACCGCATCGCGCTCCTCTCGAAACTCGCCGAACTCGCACTGTTTTGCGTTCTCGCGCTGCTCTATCGCCGCGAGCCGTAACGTTCGAAACCGGGTCGCCAGTACAGCAGTCCGACCGCGAGGACGAACACGGCCGTCGAGACGTCGATGGAGAACGCATACACCGCGGCGGTCAGGGCCGAGGAACCGCCCGCCAGCCCTGCGACGAACGAGGCGATGACGGGAAACGTACAGCCGACACACGACGCGAGTCCGAGGAGTCCGGAGACGGCGGCCTCGGCCGCCTCGAGAACCGTCGCGTAGACGAGATAGGCGAGCGATCCGTAGCCGATGACGAGATAGGGAACGACGACCAGATACGCCGATGACGCGGTGTACGCGAGCGCGGGCCCCCACCCGGGCGAGGCCATCACCACGCGGAACCCCCCAGTCTGGTCGAGGCCGGACGGGGCGCGGACACCTACCAATCCCGCGATCGCAGCCAGCGCGATGAAGTACACGAGGGCGATGCCGGCGGCTACCCATCGGGAACGTCGGTCCGGGGCCGTCGGCGTCGTCCGTAGCACGCTCCAGCATCCGACGTTGATCCAGACGAAGGGGTAGAACGCGTAACGCAGGGTCGTCGGCTCCGCCGACGTGAACGCGAAGTAGCCGATGACGAGCAGCAGTTCGGCGACGACGACCCACAGCCAGAACGCGATCCCGGCGGCGGTCGACGTCGTGATTCTCGTCGAAACGCTCATGTCGGCGCCGCGTTCGGTCAGCTGACCACGAGGTTGACGACGATCGCTACGATGAACAACAGACCGAGAGCGATCGTTCCCTCGGCGATCCCCCACGCGCTCGAGCGTCCCTTGGACGTCGCGGTGAGATACGTACCGAGGAAGAGAAATCCGCTGATCACGAGCAACAACAGCCCTGCCACCACCAGGCCGGCGACCTCCCGGCTCTCGTCGGGAAGCGGACCACCACCGACGTAGAGGAGGGCGCCGACCGCGATACCGGCGGTGAGCAGGACGAACCCGAGGACCCACGCACTCGGATTCCGTGCCAGCCCATCGAGACCGGTGCCGAGGCTCCCCTCCCGATCGACGGTTTCGCCGTTCGCACCCGGAACCGGAGCCCGTTCACTGCGGGTCAGAGCGGTCGCGACCACTATCAGAAACAGACCCATCAGCAGGGTACTCGCGAGGTAGCTACCCTCCGCCATGGCACTTGATACCATCGAACGCTGGAACTATAAATCCTCGCGTACCGCGGATCCTACTCGTTCTCCGGGCTCGAGGGATGGTAGTCGGTGTCGTACTCGCCCGGGCGGTCGTCGACCCGATCCGGGTTGATCCGCCCGCCCAGAAGCATGAAGTCGACGAGCGTGAGCGCACACATCGCCTCCACGACGGGGACGCCCCTCGGCGGGAGAACGGGGTCGTGACGGCCGATCACCTGCACCCGTTTCTCCTCGCCGGTCTCCCAGTCGACCGTGGTCTGCTCCTTCGGGATCGAGGTCGGCGCGTGGAGCGTGACCTCGCCCGTGATCGGTTGACCAGTAGAAATCCCGCCCTGGATCCCGCCGTGATCGTTACCTACGGGGACGGGATCGCCCGCCTCGTCGAACTCCCAGTCCTCGTTTCGCTCCGATCCGGCGTACTCGCGGGCCCCGCGTCCGAGCCCGAACTCGAAGGCCGTCGTCGCGGGCACGCTCATCATCGCCTGGCCCAGCCGAGCGGAGAGGGAGTCGAATCGCGGGGCGCCCAGTCCCCTGGGCGCCCCCTGAATCTCGAACTCGATCGAGCCGCCGATCGAGTCGCCCTCGCCCTGGTAGCGCTCGATCAGCTCCTGCATCTCCTCGGCGACGGCGGGATCGCCACACCGGACGTCGTTCTCCTCGCTGTGCTCGACCATCTCCTCGAAGCTCACGCCCTCGGCGCGGACGTCGCCGATCTGGTTGACGTGGGCCTTGATCTCGATCCCTTCGAGCGAGAGCAGCTTCTTCGCGATCGCGCCCGCCGCCACCCAGTTCACCGTCTCGCGGGCCGAGGAACGCCCGCCGCCGCCCCAGTTCCGCGTGCCGAACTTCGCGGAGTAGGTGAAGTCGCCGTGGCTCGGCCGCGGCGCGGTGATGAAGGGCTCGTACTTGCCCGACTGAGCGTCCTTGTTCTGGATCACCATGCCGATCGGCGTCCCGGTGGTGTAGCCGTCCTGGATGCCGCTCTTGATCGAGACGGCGTCGGCCTCGCCGCGGCTGGTGGTGATCATCGACTGGCCCGGCTTCCTGCGGTCGAGGTCACCCTGAATGTCCTCCTCGTCGAGTTCGAGCCCCGCCGGGCAGCCTGAGACGGTACAGCCCATTGCCTCGCCGTGGCTCTCGCCGAACGTCGTCACCTGAAAGAGCCGGCCGAATCGGTTGCCGTTCATTGCCCCCGACTGGGAGCCGCTCCCATTTAGGGTTTGTAGTGTGACCGCGCGCTACCGTAGTGCCGCGAGGTTCGCCGCCGCGAACGGCGCCAGCATCTCGTCGGGGTGGAGTCCGCCGTGCATCCCGACGAAGTCGAGCTCGTGGCCGTCCCACCAGACGCCGCGCTCGCGCGGGACGCAGATCAGCTCGCCACAGCGCTCGTCGAAGTCGCCGATCGGCTCTGCGTCACCGAACAGCCGCCGATCGAGCGCCTCCGCTCGATCGAACACCCGCGCGTCGAGTTCGCGCTCGAGCACGTCGCGGACCGCCCGCTCCGCGCCCGACTGGACGTGAAAGCGGAGGTTTCGCGGCCCGCCGATCGGCGGGATCGGCTCGCCGCGACCGTCGGTCCGGAGTCGCTCGCGGATTCCGTCGATCGTCGAGAGGTCGAGGTTCGTCGTGGGATCGGTGTCGACGTGGCCGTGGTCCGCGGCGA comes from the Halalkalicoccus sp. CG83 genome and includes:
- a CDS encoding cbb3-type cytochrome c oxidase subunit I, with the translated sequence MTDDLPPTTSAKRWLVTTNHKDVGILYTLTALFFLLLGGVLALLIRTQLWTPGPALLSGGAYNEAVTTHGLLMVFWFLSPFAFGFANYVVPLQIGAKDLAFPRLNALSYWFYLFSGLLIVLSFFQGGTYDAGWTMYAPLNIPEYSPNVGGTTAVLGLMLFVASVTMGTVNFLVTIHRGKAEGMGLWNLPLFTWSILLTVWMMLFAFAALLAALLLLGSDRIIGTLYFTAETSGGSLLWAHLFWFFGHPEVYIVFFPALGVMFETFQTFCGRRIVGRKWVILAMILVALQSFLVWMHHMFLTAISLETKILFMATTIGISLPFDLMVFALIYTLVKGRIRFKTPFLFSFGALLLFILGGITGVFLGAVVLDYEFRGTYWVVAHFHYVMFGGATALFGALYYWYPKMTGRMYDEFLGKLHFATFFVGFNLLYFPLFVAWETPRRVFEYNVEFITWHQLATVGGFVVAGSFLIMFYNLYTSLWTGEPAGDNPWEFSRTAEWAIPSPPPLENWDGRVSYADGSLAFVDDLGGGSRAADGGERAADGGSATAADAASAYVVREEHHEDHASVWPFAIGLAVFVVLLGLSGFHAGELQGPQYAVLLGLGLVLSGYSLLGFGLQSFHAPEAAIGARWPFEGVHKTKLGVWFFLVSDIVVFGAVIGAYVFIRAGIGWTAWETVPPDALPGLVNTIVLLTSSFTVVLALVYAQRGSKRGLLGSLAATILLGFTFLGIKAWEWSYEFSHGIYPQTGIEASVYFVTTGLHGLHVVFGLLIALFMIARVYTADAYLDEERSVEMFGLYWHFVDVVWVFLFPLFYLM
- a CDS encoding DUF7410 domain-containing protein, coding for MPRPITEPEFAIPDGEQPPARCPHCDRPFRSEELYVLHLGEDHPEACTPTEREAYEEAYDAESHDLFTFHAKVVVALTLLFFTFAYTYAVVWN
- a CDS encoding DUF6789 family protein translates to MNEESNSVSPSTTEEPGIEEFGLPITLRVIGVAMGGGLVGMLLMLPLLGGVPILLDVFRPESIVEFAHFGMYLGFEPSVTTGLLLFFLGGITVLPLLFLVVGAFLPPEKPRYLRGAAFATIFWTGFLIAFWPGGGILTIGVFVVVSLVSHWIYGTTLGYALDATVGIPQHDV
- a CDS encoding halocyanin domain-containing protein — encoded protein: MQSRLEVTRRTYLWLAGLVPLTAGLAGCSEGGDDGGDEELSGEDYPAVDEWLTETEVGGEAPNYDGTIVNQREQDTVQVDVGAGEDGIAFEPAAVSVSTGTTVRWEWTGEGGAHNVVAAPDDQIGESDYEFSSGDPVDEEGETYEETLDDAGIALYHCEPHLSVGMKGAVVVE
- a CDS encoding cytochrome C oxidase subunit IV family protein; its protein translation is MASVRFYAGIYVLLIALATSKVIFFDFFGYWEAMAATMMAAVTKTLLIVGYYQHLRFEPRSLSYLVSMGFFAVLLLTVAAAYSLS
- a CDS encoding DUF7546 family protein, which codes for MSVSTRITTSTAAGIAFWLWVVVAELLLVIGYFAFTSAEPTTLRYAFYPFVWINVGCWSVLRTTPTAPDRRSRWVAAGIALVYFIALAAIAGLVGVRAPSGLDQTGGFRVVMASPGWGPALAYTASSAYLVVVPYLVIGYGSLAYLVYATVLEAAEAAVSGLLGLASCVGCTFPVIASFVAGLAGGSSALTAAVYAFSIDVSTAVFVLAVGLLYWRPGFERYGSRR
- the aroC gene encoding chorismate synthase: MNGNRFGRLFQVTTFGESHGEAMGCTVSGCPAGLELDEEDIQGDLDRRKPGQSMITTSRGEADAVSIKSGIQDGYTTGTPIGMVIQNKDAQSGKYEPFITAPRPSHGDFTYSAKFGTRNWGGGGRSSARETVNWVAAGAIAKKLLSLEGIEIKAHVNQIGDVRAEGVSFEEMVEHSEENDVRCGDPAVAEEMQELIERYQGEGDSIGGSIEFEIQGAPRGLGAPRFDSLSARLGQAMMSVPATTAFEFGLGRGAREYAGSERNEDWEFDEAGDPVPVGNDHGGIQGGISTGQPITGEVTLHAPTSIPKEQTTVDWETGEEKRVQVIGRHDPVLPPRGVPVVEAMCALTLVDFMLLGGRINPDRVDDRPGEYDTDYHPSSPENE